The following nucleotide sequence is from Gordonia jinghuaiqii.
CCGGCCTCGCGCTGTCGGCGACGGTCGGTTGTGGCTTCACCGCCCAGCTCGGCGCCATGCGGATCTCCGAGGAGATCGACGCCCTCGAGACGATGGCCGTGCCGTCGATCCCGTTCCTGGTCTCGACCCGCGTGATCGCAGGCTTCATCGCCGTCATCCCGCTCTACGTCCTCGGGCTGCTGTCGGCCTACCTCGCCTCACGCGTGGTGACGACGGTCTTCAACGGTCAGTCCGGCGGCTCCTACGACCACTACTTCAACCTGTTCCTGCCACCGGCCGACGTCCTGTGGTCGTTCGGCAAGGTGCTGGTGTTCGCCTTCGTGATCATCCTGGTGCACTGCTACTACGGCTACTACGCATCGGGCGGTCCCGCCGGCGTCGGTGTGGCGGTCGGCCACGCGGTACGTGCGGCCCTGGTGCTCATCGCGGTTCTCGACTTCTTCCTGGGTCTGGCGATCTGGGGTACCACGACGACGGTTCGGGTGGGGGGTTAGCTGTGTCGGTAGTGCGCAAACGGCTTCTCGGGATCGTCTTCTTCCTCGTGGTAGCGCTGTTCCTGACCGCGACGATCACCAAGTTCAACAAGACGTTCACCGAGTTCACCGACGTGACGTTGCTGACCGACTCCACCGGCAACGCGCTGCCGGCCAACGCCGACGTCAAGGCGCGCGGCATGACCGTCGGCGAGGTGCGTGAGGTCAAACCCGGACCCGACGGTTCCGTCGAGGTGGTCCTGGGACTCAACCCCGACCAGGCCTCGACGCTGTCGGACAAGACCACCGCCCGCATCCTGCCGAAGACGCTGTTCGGCGAGCGCTACGTCGCGCTGCAGGTCCCGGAGGAGAACACCGGACCGACCCTGAGCAACGGCGCGACCATCCAGACCGACCGCAGCGGCAACGCCATGGAGGTCCAGCAGTTGTTCGACAAGCTGCTACCCGTTCTCGAGGCCATCCCGCCGCAGGACCTCAACGCCACCCTCACGTCGCTGTCGTCGGCGCTGTCGGGTCGCGGCGAGCAACTCGGCACGACGCTCGAGGAACTCGACCAGATCTTCGGGGAGATCAACGAGAACCTGCCCGACCTCGAGGGCACCATCGAAGGCCTGGCGACCTTCTCCGAGACCTACTCGCAGGCACTGCCCGACGTGGTCGACGCGTTGGACTCGCTGCGCACGACGACGAACACCATCGTCGAGCGTCAGGACGATCTGCGGACGCTGATCGCCACCCTGGGTGTCGCCTCCGACGACCTCACCGGCTGGCTGCGCGCCAACCGCACCAACCTGATCGACCTCGCCGTCGACTCAGAACAGCTCCTCGTCGGGTTGGCCAAGCAGTCGCCGACCTTCGTCTGCACGTTCCGCAACTTCGCGGGTCTGGTCCCCGAGTCGCGCAAGATCGTCGGCCAGGGCACCAAGAACCCCGGTGTCCGAGTGAACCTGCAGTTCGTCAATCCCCGTGGCCGTTACCTACCGAACCAGGACGAACCCCGTTTCATGGATCTCGATCCGCCCGCCGTGTGCTACGAGCCCGCCACCAACGGGCGCCCGTTCCCGCAGTACCCCGGCGGTGGCCTCGCCGACGGCAGCTACCAGCCGCCGTCACGCAACGCGGGCTCCCGCACCGTCACCGAGCTGCCGCAGCCGCAGTTCAGCGGCGTGCCCGCCGGATCGGTCGGTCCCGCGGCGAAGCCCGTCGCGGTGAAGTCCAATCCGTTCGACGATCCGGAGTACCGCAAGCAGTTGCAGGTGATCTACGGGGCGACGAGCGGTAAGTCGCCGGAATCCGTGCCGACCTGGGTGACCATGATCGGTGGGGGAGCCCTGCAGGGTGCGAAGGTCGACATCAAATGAAGTCGATCGTCGGACCGCTGATCAAACTGATCGTCTTCGGGGTGGTCACCGTGGTCACCACCAGTCTGCTCGCCGTCACCATCGCGAACGCCGGCGGCGGCGGAGATGCGAAGTTCAAGGCCGTCTTCACCGACGCGACGCTGCTCAACGCCGGCGACGATGTGCGCATCGCCGGTGTGCGCATCGGACAGGTGGAGAAGGTCGAGGTGTACGAGCGCAACCGGGCCATGGTCTCGTTCAACGTCGATCGCGACCGACTGCCCGACGGCACCCAGCTCTACATCCGCTACCGCAACCTCACCGGCTTGCGGTACCTCGCGCTCGAGCGCGGTGCGGGTGACCCGTCGCAGACCGTGCCGCAGGGTCACACCTTCGGCCTGGTCGCCGGACGCAAGGACACCCATCCGCCGGTGAACCTGACCGAGCTGTTCAACGGGTTCCGCCCACTGTTCCAGCAGCTGTCGGCATCCGACGTCAACAAGCTGACCGAACAGATCATCAAGGTCTTCGACGGGCAGGGCGGTTCGATCACGCGCCTGGTCAGCGACACCGCGGATCTGACCAACGCCATCGCCGACAAGGACGAGGTGATCGGCGAGCTGATCACCAACCTGACCAAGGTCCTCGACACCGTCAACCGCAACGACAAAGAGTTCACGAGTCTGCTCGACAACACCGAGAAGCTCGTGACCGGCCTTGCGGCACAACGCGGTTCGGTGGGGTCGGCAATCACCTCGGTGTCCAACCTGACCTCGGTGACCGCCAACATCCTCGGCGCCACACGTCCGTCCATCCAGGGCGACATCGCGGGTCTGAAGTCGCTGGCCGACCAGATCAACAAGCGTGACGACGACATCGAGGAGACCCTGACCAACCTTCCGATCAAGCTCCAGAAGATCGGTCGGGCGGCGACATTCGGGTCGTGGTTCCAGTTCTATCTGTGCGGTATCGACGTCGTGGCGGGTAACGGCAAGTCGCCGGTCCTGACGCAGCCGCTGGTGCCGCTGCCCGACATCAATCATGTGCTCTACACCAGCGCGGCAACACGTTGCTGGGCCGACGAACGGCCAGGGGGGTGACCACGATGGCAGACAACAATGCAGAGAACTCCGGGCGCGATGCCGAGACGAACGACGAGGCCGATGCGCCGAAGCAACATCCGCATCGCCGTTTCGGTGGTCGACGCAGCCCGGTCAGCATCGGTGCCATCGGCATCCTGATCCTGCTGATGCTCGGGCTGAGTTCGTTCTACCTCGCCGAGCTGCCCCTGCTGGGCGCCGGAGCGCGCTACACCGCGAAGTTCACCGAGGCCGCCGGGCTCAAGCCCGGTAACGAGGTGCGCGTGGCCGGTGTGAAGGTCGGCGAGGTCGACGGTGTGAAACTCGACGGCGACCGCGTCAACGTGACCTTCCGCGTGGAGAACACGTGGATCGGCGACCAGACCCAGGCGTCGATCCAGATCAAGACGATCCTCGGCCAGAAGTTCCTGTCGCTCAATCCCCGTGGCAGCGAACCGGCCGACCCCGACGTCGCGCTCACCGACACCGTCGCGCCCTACGACGTCATCGAGGCGTTCTCCGGGGCCGCCGAGCAGATCGGCGACCTCGACAACGACCAGCTCGCCGAGTCGATGCGGGTCCTGTCGGACACCTTCTCGGGAACCGCGGGCAACACCGGTCCCGCGCTCGACGGCATCGCCCGCCTCTCGCAGACGATCGCCAGCCGCGACCAGGAAGTGCAGCGGCTGCTCGCGGCCACCAAGGACACCTCGAAGATCCTGGCCGACCGCAACGAGGAGTTCGTGCGACTCATCGGCGGTGCCGGACAGTTGCTCGACGAACTCAACAACCGTCAGCGCAGCATCTCCGCGCTGCTCGCCAGCACCACCAGCCTCGGCGATTCGCTGACCGGCATCGTGCGCGACAACGAGGAACAGATCGGACCGGCGCTCGACGCGCTGAAAGGCGTCAATGAGCTGCTCACCCGTCAGAACCAGAACATCCGGGATTCCATCAAGTACATGGCGCCGTTCTACCGCCTCTATGCCAACGTGCTCGGCAACGGCCGCTGGTTCGAGTCGTCGGTCGTGAACCTGTTGCCGCCTGCGCTGCCGCAGCAGAACACGACGCGGCCGCCGAACAAGCAGCAGTTGCAGAACAACGGCGGAACGGCGGCAGGCTGATGACCACACCAGACCTGACCCAGACCTCGGGCCCCGGCCGCTGGTTCACGCCGCGACACATCGTGATGATCGTTCTGGGACTGATCCTCGCGCTCGTCATCGCCGGTGCGTTGTGGTGGGTGTTCTCCTCCGTCGGGACCACCAAGATCACCGCGACCTTCAAGCGTTCGGTCGGCATCTACTCCGGTTCCGACGTCCGCGTCCTGGGCGTCGCGGTCGGCAAGGTCGACTCGGTCACGCCGCAGGGCGAGACCGTCAAGGTGACGATGACCGTCGACCGCGGCGTCGAACTGCCCGCGGATGTGCGTGCGGTGCAGATCATCCCGTCGGTCGTCGCCGACCGGTACGTGCAACTCACCCCCGCGTACTCCGGTGGTGAGAAGGCGCCGCACGACATCACCCTCTCCGTCGACGAGACGATGGTGCCGGTGGAGATCGACCAGATCTACGCCAGCGTCAAGGAGCTGTCCGACGCACTCGGCCCGGACGGGGCGAACAAGACCGACGGGACCGGCCGGCAGGGCGCGGTCAGCGAGCTCGTCACGACCGGTGCCGCCAACCTCGAGGGCAACGGCGAGGCGCTGGGCCGGGCCATCGAAGGTCTGTCCAAGGCGTCGACGACGCTCAGCGACTCACGGGGCAACCTGTTCGACACGGTCAAGAACCTCAACACCTTCGTCGGGGCGCTGCGCGAGAACGACACCCAGGTGCGCCAGTTCAACACGCAGATGGCGTCGTTCAACCAGTTCCTCGCCGGTGAACGCGACCAGCTCGCGGCGTCGTTGAACAAGCTCTCGATCGCGCTCGGCGATGTGGCGACCTTCCTCGCCGACAATCGCGAGCAGATCGGGGAGACGGTGAAGGATCTGCAGCCGACGACCCAGGCGCTGCTGGACCAGAAGAACAACCTCAAAGAGGTCCTGACGGTTCTGCCGGTCACGGTCAGCAACCTGATCAACGCCTACGACGCCGAGTCGGGAACCCTCTCGATGCGGTTGACCATCCCCGACCTCCAGGATCTCATCGGTGCGCAGTGTCGTCTGCTCAACCTGGGCGCGCTGCTGCCGGGCAATCCGGCGGCCGACCAGTTCAGCAACACCCTGCGACCGCTGATCAGCCAGTGTGAGGCCATCGGCAAGCAGATCCAGAGCGGCGTACTCGAGCCGCTTCTGCCGGTGCTGCCGTTCGGGATCATGAGCAACAACAAGCTGCAGCGTGCTCCGGTGCCCGGCACCGTCCAGGGCAACCCCGATCCCGAGCTCGGCACCCCGTCGGCTTCCCGGTCCCCGTCGGCCTCGCGTACCCCGGCGGCCACGTCGACCCCGAAGCCGTCGCAGGCCCCGGCCTCGACGACCCCGCGACCCCGCGGAGGCAACTGATGAACCGAACGTCGATGCGCACGGCACTGGCCGGCGCGGCGCTGTCGCTGACCCTGCTGGTGTCGGGCTGTATGTCCGGCGGCATCCAGTCGCTGCCGCTACCCGGCGGCGTCGACACCGGCGGCGACGCACGTACCTACAAGATCCAGTTCGACGACGTGCTCGACCTGGTGCCGCAGTCGATGGTCAAACGCGACGGCATCCCCGTCGGTCGCGTGACCAAGGTGGAGGTGCCCAAGGACCAGTGGTTCGCTCAGGTCACCGTCGAGGTCAAGAACGACGTCGACCTGTCCGACGAGGCCGAGGCGAGCGTGCAGCAGACGTCGCTGCTCGGCGAGAAGTTCGTCTCGCTGTCGGAGCCGGACGGCAGTGCCGACGCACCGCGCCAGAACCCC
It contains:
- a CDS encoding MlaE family ABC transporter permease → MYEARKQLGKPLKVLDGAGEQMSFYGRTLAWIPKTLVHYTREVLRLLAEVAFGSGGLAVIGGTIGVMVLMSGFTGVVVGLQGYAALDQIGSQALTGFLSAYVNTREVAPLVAGLALSATVGCGFTAQLGAMRISEEIDALETMAVPSIPFLVSTRVIAGFIAVIPLYVLGLLSAYLASRVVTTVFNGQSGGSYDHYFNLFLPPADVLWSFGKVLVFAFVIILVHCYYGYYASGGPAGVGVAVGHAVRAALVLIAVLDFFLGLAIWGTTTTVRVGG
- a CDS encoding MCE family protein, producing the protein MSVVRKRLLGIVFFLVVALFLTATITKFNKTFTEFTDVTLLTDSTGNALPANADVKARGMTVGEVREVKPGPDGSVEVVLGLNPDQASTLSDKTTARILPKTLFGERYVALQVPEENTGPTLSNGATIQTDRSGNAMEVQQLFDKLLPVLEAIPPQDLNATLTSLSSALSGRGEQLGTTLEELDQIFGEINENLPDLEGTIEGLATFSETYSQALPDVVDALDSLRTTTNTIVERQDDLRTLIATLGVASDDLTGWLRANRTNLIDLAVDSEQLLVGLAKQSPTFVCTFRNFAGLVPESRKIVGQGTKNPGVRVNLQFVNPRGRYLPNQDEPRFMDLDPPAVCYEPATNGRPFPQYPGGGLADGSYQPPSRNAGSRTVTELPQPQFSGVPAGSVGPAAKPVAVKSNPFDDPEYRKQLQVIYGATSGKSPESVPTWVTMIGGGALQGAKVDIK
- a CDS encoding MCE family protein — encoded protein: MADNNAENSGRDAETNDEADAPKQHPHRRFGGRRSPVSIGAIGILILLMLGLSSFYLAELPLLGAGARYTAKFTEAAGLKPGNEVRVAGVKVGEVDGVKLDGDRVNVTFRVENTWIGDQTQASIQIKTILGQKFLSLNPRGSEPADPDVALTDTVAPYDVIEAFSGAAEQIGDLDNDQLAESMRVLSDTFSGTAGNTGPALDGIARLSQTIASRDQEVQRLLAATKDTSKILADRNEEFVRLIGGAGQLLDELNNRQRSISALLASTTSLGDSLTGIVRDNEEQIGPALDALKGVNELLTRQNQNIRDSIKYMAPFYRLYANVLGNGRWFESSVVNLLPPALPQQNTTRPPNKQQLQNNGGTAAG
- a CDS encoding MCE family protein, whose product is MKSIVGPLIKLIVFGVVTVVTTSLLAVTIANAGGGGDAKFKAVFTDATLLNAGDDVRIAGVRIGQVEKVEVYERNRAMVSFNVDRDRLPDGTQLYIRYRNLTGLRYLALERGAGDPSQTVPQGHTFGLVAGRKDTHPPVNLTELFNGFRPLFQQLSASDVNKLTEQIIKVFDGQGGSITRLVSDTADLTNAIADKDEVIGELITNLTKVLDTVNRNDKEFTSLLDNTEKLVTGLAAQRGSVGSAITSVSNLTSVTANILGATRPSIQGDIAGLKSLADQINKRDDDIEETLTNLPIKLQKIGRAATFGSWFQFYLCGIDVVAGNGKSPVLTQPLVPLPDINHVLYTSAATRCWADERPGG
- a CDS encoding MCE family protein, giving the protein MTTPDLTQTSGPGRWFTPRHIVMIVLGLILALVIAGALWWVFSSVGTTKITATFKRSVGIYSGSDVRVLGVAVGKVDSVTPQGETVKVTMTVDRGVELPADVRAVQIIPSVVADRYVQLTPAYSGGEKAPHDITLSVDETMVPVEIDQIYASVKELSDALGPDGANKTDGTGRQGAVSELVTTGAANLEGNGEALGRAIEGLSKASTTLSDSRGNLFDTVKNLNTFVGALRENDTQVRQFNTQMASFNQFLAGERDQLAASLNKLSIALGDVATFLADNREQIGETVKDLQPTTQALLDQKNNLKEVLTVLPVTVSNLINAYDAESGTLSMRLTIPDLQDLIGAQCRLLNLGALLPGNPAADQFSNTLRPLISQCEAIGKQIQSGVLEPLLPVLPFGIMSNNKLQRAPVPGTVQGNPDPELGTPSASRSPSASRTPAATSTPKPSQAPASTTPRPRGGN